In Takifugu flavidus isolate HTHZ2018 chromosome 1, ASM371156v2, whole genome shotgun sequence, the DNA window GGTCAAAGTTTCCTGCCAATTTCTTCCTGTTGGTGAGACTCTGATAAGCCGCTCCCCGCCGATCTGCGTCAAGGGTCGTGGTTTGGCAACACTTCCTGTGGGTGTGACACCAGAGCGAACATCATTTAAACACCAGCTCAAAAACTATCCCGGCAGGTGTGCGAGAAACAACTAAGTCGACATGAGTCTGAGCAGGACTGACAAGGAGGCCGTGAAGGCCATGTGGGCCAAAATGTCCAAGAGCATTGATGTCATCGGGGCCGAGGCGTTTGGCAGGTAAGCTCCATCTATTGCGCACAACTTAGTGACACTCCTTCGCGCACAATCAGGGATTCAGTCAATCGGCACGTTTGAATCGTTTTAATTGTTACGCACGTCTCCTTAAACGCCAACGATCATCAAATCAGCTAGAATGAATTAGAATGATATTTTGATACATATGtaatttggtttattttttgttgtcaTATTTGCACACAGGATGCTCATCGCCTATCCGCAAACCAAGATCTACTTCAGCGAATGGAGCGACCTGCGTCCCGCCTCTGGTCCTGTGAAGGCCCACGGAAAGAAGGTGATGGGTGGAATTGCTACCGCTGTGGCCAACATAGATGACCTGACCTGTGGCCTGCGGGACCTCAGCGAGCGCCATGCCTTCACTTTGAAAGTGGACCCGGCCAATTTCAGGGTGAATTATTGATTTCGATTTTAGAGGAATTTATGTACTCAAAGACTGTGATTCGCATAACAAATAACAACAATTCTCCCATCCACAGCTCCTGGCTCATTGCATTCTCGTGGTCACTGCCATCTTGTTCCCTAAGGACTTCACCCCGGAGATCCACGTCTCTTTTGATAAATTCCTGGCCGGTGTGGCTCTGGCTCTCTCTGATAAATACCGCTAAACTGCATGGGATTTGATGTCACGTCACCGTGGTGCTaaatcataataataaaaaatcccATAAATAAACAAGTTTCTTGTTTATCATACCTGACAGTGTGGATGTTATTTATCTCCAAAGTAACTTTATATGTGGAGAAATGAACAGCGGATTATTGCATGTTATTTACACAATTCTCAATCCATCACAATTCTGGTTTCAAAAAAACGTTTAGGTTTATTGTCGAAAATCAAGAGTGCTGCCAAGAAGAAGAGCGAGAATCTGCCTCGAAGAAGCCGTGTGTGATTCATTTTGTTCATTAGAACTTTCAAAACAAACTCAGAAAACCGAAAAAAGGTTtggtgtaaaaataaataatgggggttttttttgtttgttttttttgctaaaaccGGGACCGGGGTCCAATTCAGGTGCACGTGTAAATGTTAAATAATATGAAACAAAAGATAATTAGCCTTTTGACCAATACTCTATGGAGGGCGCCATATAGTAAACTTCACAAATATCGGTTGCTGACCTCAGATAACCCTAACGCCGCCTGGATTAAGAGAAATATTCAATACTCTAGTTTTTTCGCACGCAACACGCGAACAAGGACACACCGACGATTTTCTGAAACTtagaataaatgttttaattataaAAGTGCAAGTAGCCAAACTTTTCATATAGTGCGCAAGCACCACCCCATCAAAGTTGGAGTACTTTAGTAATGTTTCGTTACATCCCTGCGTATGCAATGCGTCGCAGTTATGGATAGGGGGCGCCATACAATAAAGTAGTGGGTGTGCAGTCATCCAGCAGCATGTGTGGACCGGGAGTCAATCTAACCGGAACCGTGCGCTGTTGTGAggacggcgaggaggaggacataGGAACATCTGGAGGTATCGCACGACACTGAGACTCTTCACGTGCTCAGGTCGTGCGCGACGGGTCAGCTCCATGAAGTGACCGGTGTCCGGGGCTTCCCGGCAGAGGCTGTGGCTGCTGTTCCGGCTGTGGGAGTTGGAAGGTAAGCCGTGGACGCGCTGCGTCCCATGTGTCGAAGGTTTACGCGCGGACGGCTCTCGGGGGACAACCAAAACTAATGTCCACATGGTCTACGCCCATGGACATTAATTATTTGATGAATAAACCTAGACATTTATATAAACTATGTACATATCTTGATATTCCGGATGGGGGGTGAGGATGTGTAACAGACAAAAGAGTTCATCGGGAGTCAAGCTAAATATTATATGAagataaatgaattaaaatgacaTTCAGCAGGTGGAAGAAAGTGTAGTTTGGGTTGCTGGTGGTTTGAAAATCTGCTGCCTGAAATCTCTAAGCATGTAATTTGATTTCATTCATGCTGCTGCTTGGATTGCTCCTCAACCTCCCTGTCTCCACCCAATAGGCACAGCTTCATGAGCCTCAGCAGCCTTTCTGATCACACGCTGGCCGTCTGTAACAGCCTGTGGAGTTTTCAGATATGGACggattttaaatgtaaaccgTCAGTTTAACTGCCAAATATTTAATGAGAGAATGTCCTCTTGAGCTGTAGACTGAAAGTAAAAGACGCATGTGCATGCAACAGACACACATGAAGTTGAGCGCATCCTGTGGTGCTTAGATCAGTCTATGCAACTGCAAATGCGGCTGTGTGTGCCTGCTTGTGCAtttttgtgggtgtgtttggtgtttgacttccttttttattcaacatgctgcatgtgtgagcacgTCTGAGAGAAAATTCACAGCAGTGACGAAAGCTGGTGTGATTCTGGGGCGCTGCTGTTTGCAGTGAACTGCACCATCCTGTGCATGGTGTGCTCCACTGGGTGAACTGGGCTGGAAAAGTGCTGTGGGTTTTTGTGTACAGGCGTCTGCATGCACTGGAAAGTTAAAGTAGAAGAACATGAATTAATTAATGAAGTATTGCCcagtaaaaatatatatgttatATTAAAGACAACTGTATCCTCTTTAAAGTGCATTTTGCTTTGGCTAGTTGTAGCATTTATGTCACTACTGTACAGATTTTCTAGTAGGAAGCTTCTGTCTAGATAGCAGAGACCTCATTTTCAGTATTTTCATCATGTATTCCAATTTCACTCTCAAATGCTGATCTCATGTTAATGCTGAGTTTAGCtcacttttgtgttttgttcttaCTGTATTTGTTCCTGCAGTTGTGGTGCAATACTGCAAAAGCGTTTCCGTTtcatttaagattaagattaagattaagatgaactttattcatccccgtggggaaattgaattatagtagcagcgtatgcagagtaaagagacagaaaaaataaatacagataagattagaatgttataagcatatatacagcatatattataagcatatatatatatatatatatatatataatatatatatatatatatatatatatatatatacacacacacatataatataatatatacatattataagcattataagcatatatacataaatatagaataaattagaaataaaattacaacatgaacattacacagttattgttattggctgggtttggatgagttatagagtctgatggcggacggcaggaatgacttcctgtaccgttccttagagcagcgaggctgcaggagtctgttgctgaagctgctcctcagtttgtccactgtgttatggagggggtgggagggactgtccatgattgtccgcagtttcaacaccatcctgtccctcagcacctcgtccaagttatcaagtctacagccaacaacagaccaacagatgagtttgttgagtctgttagcatcctttgctttaatgcctgcaaactctccacaaggtccctgtattcatcctcctgtccatttgCTAGCCTGTGCGCAAACATCATCATACGGTCACCATGTTGGTGTTTGGAAGAACAGGACCAGCTTCATCCTAGTGCTCAGTCTTCTTTATGCCTGAGTCCACTCCAGGAGGAGGGGCTGCAAACACTGTTATTTAGGTGGAACAAATTCAACTGTCTTTTTCATTGGAACTGAAAGTGAGCTGTTCACTTTGTAAAATGGAGGCGTTTGTGGTTACTTTGCAGCTGTTTCGTGGTTTCAGATTGACTTCAGAGCAAAGACACTTCCTGTATCACTCCCTGCACTCAGCACAATTCAAGGTGGCCAAGGTGGAACAATTCCATCCCTGTCTATTGCTGACTCTTGAGGACTTACTGTCCCTCAGCCACTGTTGTCTTGCGAGACCCCCCGACCTCTctggttgtaaaaaaaaaaactctgtcTTTAAGAGCACGGTTGTGACCCTTATTCCCTCCTCTCCCAAAATATTCTCTTCAGAACCGATTCTGTCTCAACTGTGGGCAATTACCAGCGAGTTGTCATAGAGGCGCAGCCAAACGAGGAAGCTGTTGTGCTGGAGCTGGCAGCATGAGGGATGGCAGGATGGCGGGAGGGATGAAAGACTGAGGAAGTCTATTCATGTCTGtggggagggcaggagggggggggtcgcaCTCGAGATGCTCAGTGTAGCACCGACCTTCCTGTCCCCGGGTGGCCAACACACAGCGGCTCCATGTTAGCTTTAGAGGAGCTGCTCGCTTCAATGTCTCAGCCTGCTGGACATGTCTTCCCTCGGGTGCTGTCAGTTCTCAAAGCCCCCCCAGGGCAACAGAAATAGAGGAAAAAGGACAAACCGCATTAAAATGAATGTGTGAAGCCACAAGGCTGCAGCATGTTTCGTCTGCTGCCGCTCACGACCTCTTTTTCAAAAATTCTGATAATGTCTCTCAAAAATGAGATGACTGACCTTTTTAcgcccagccccccccccccacacacacacacaccatctggcTCGAGTACACAACATATCCACGGTCCAGCGCGGGCAGGGTGGATAAATGCAGGGTTAATCTGTGAGATCTCTTGTTGATTTGTTGCAGCACATAAAAGAAAATAGGATGTTCATTTCCTTCACCGTTCCAAAGACCAGATTATGGCTACACGACCGATCTTGCTTGGGTACCAAGGGGAATGCCAGTTTCCTTCTGTCTTGACTTGTcagagaatgaaaagaaaataataattgtCCATTAGCGATCTGTTTTGCAGTCCCGCGTGGGCACGTCCGGTGGGACGAGCTGCACATTTCCTGCGGTGTTTCTCACATCGCAACAGCCGTCAGTTTCAACCAGGAGTTGCTTTGGAACTCCTGATGTAAATGACCAAGCGGTGACTCTTTGGCCTGACAGCAAAATAATGTCATGTGGTCTGTTGCAGAGGGATTATGGTTTGTAATCTTCCTGTCATGAAAACgcaagcagagaaaagagagaaaatcctGACCGTGGAGTATCATGTGGGGGATGCAGGAAACAAAAGATGGCGTTTGGACCTCACGCAGTGCTCTCTTGGGCTGTAGGGAGTTCAGAAAACCTGACATGTGAGGCACGATCGCAGGCTCTCATGTGAGTGTTTACATGTTGTGTGTAtatgagtgcgtgtgtgtaggtTGTTTGCAGACAGTGGAATCTGGATCTGGATTGTTCTGGTGGAGGTTTCAGTCTGGGTTTGTTTATGCTCTGAAGAGTAGAGAACAAAGTCAGGCCAAAGACTGAAAACGGAGACTGTGTTTGGGTCCCTCTACATCTGCGCGTAGTCCAGCTGTTTATGCAGAATATCACCAGATGtaacctgaggaggaagagacagatTAAACTGTCTTCTTTCATGTCGTAAGTGTTTTGCAAAATAAGAAAAGACTGTCTTTATTTAGACCCACACAGCCCGCAGCCGTTTGC includes these proteins:
- the hbae5 gene encoding hemoglobin, alpha embryonic 5, with product MSLSRTDKEAVKAMWAKMSKSIDVIGAEAFGRMLIAYPQTKIYFSEWSDLRPASGPVKAHGKKVMGGIATAVANIDDLTCGLRDLSERHAFTLKVDPANFRLLAHCILVVTAILFPKDFTPEIHVSFDKFLAGVALALSDKYR